The proteins below come from a single Halobacillus salinarum genomic window:
- a CDS encoding low molecular weight protein arginine phosphatase, producing the protein MNILFICTGNTCRSPMAEALLKAKNDEFNVKSAGIFAGDGQPLSKNSAAVLKEMDLTCDHSSVALNEELLQWADLVFTMTDRHKEALAMQYPHYEDKVFTLKEFVLIKDEDWKQLKFLYSNLEEKRLAILTNTPEDVSDEELEEKLQEELKEDIQAIQKLEEQMPNMNILDPYGMDIEVYRRTRDELNELLDLLIKKLEADLKG; encoded by the coding sequence ATGAATATACTATTTATTTGCACGGGGAATACCTGTCGCAGTCCGATGGCAGAAGCCCTGTTGAAAGCCAAAAATGATGAATTCAATGTAAAATCGGCAGGTATTTTTGCTGGAGACGGCCAGCCGTTGTCAAAAAATTCCGCAGCCGTATTAAAAGAAATGGATTTAACCTGTGATCACTCGTCGGTGGCATTAAATGAAGAACTTCTGCAATGGGCGGATCTCGTGTTTACGATGACCGACAGGCACAAAGAAGCCCTGGCGATGCAGTACCCTCACTATGAAGACAAAGTGTTCACGTTAAAGGAATTTGTCCTCATTAAAGACGAGGACTGGAAACAGTTGAAGTTCCTCTACTCGAATTTGGAAGAAAAACGACTTGCGATTTTAACGAACACACCGGAAGACGTGAGTGACGAGGAGTTAGAGGAAAAGCTGCAGGAAGAATTGAAAGAGGACATTCAAGCCATTCAAAAGCTGGAAGAACAAATGCCGAATATGAACATTCTTGACCCATACGGCATGGATATCGAAGTATACAGAAGAACAAGAGATGAATTGAACGAGCTGCTCGATCTATTAATAAAAAAGCTGGAAGCCGATTTGAAAGGCTGA
- a CDS encoding ATP synthase subunit I, giving the protein MQSYNRMMARQRKWMFYLLALFVLGWGFTPWKTIFLGLLLGSVLSFYNLWTMQRKIHKLGKHSAKKPNTKERKPALGTLSRLATGALAAVVALQFEEYFHLISVVLGLMTAYFVIFIDYLFNKSTQ; this is encoded by the coding sequence ATGCAATCTTACAACCGAATGATGGCCCGTCAACGCAAATGGATGTTCTACCTTCTAGCATTATTCGTTCTTGGGTGGGGTTTTACACCCTGGAAAACGATTTTCCTCGGCCTTCTGTTAGGGAGTGTCTTAAGTTTCTACAATCTTTGGACGATGCAAAGAAAAATCCACAAATTAGGTAAACATTCCGCAAAAAAACCGAATACCAAAGAGCGAAAGCCTGCACTAGGCACACTTTCGCGATTAGCTACAGGCGCATTGGCCGCCGTTGTAGCCCTTCAATTTGAAGAATATTTCCATTTAATTTCTGTAGTATTGGGCCTAATGACAGCCTATTTTGTCATTTTTATAGATTACCTGTTCAACAAATCAACACAATAG
- the upp gene encoding uracil phosphoribosyltransferase — translation MGKVYVLDHPLIQHKLTYIRRNETGTKDFRELVDEVATLMAFEITRDLPLEEVEINTPVVSNAKAKVLTGKKIGLVPILRAGLGMVDGIIQLIPAAKVGHVGLYRDPETLKPVEYYVKLPSDIEERELIVIDPMLATGGSANEAIESLKKRGARQIRLMCLVAAPEGVEAVQKQHPEVDIYLAALDEKLNEKGYIVPGLGDAGDRLFGTK, via the coding sequence ATGGGAAAAGTGTACGTATTGGATCATCCGTTAATTCAACACAAATTGACTTACATACGTAGAAATGAAACAGGCACAAAGGACTTCCGTGAGCTAGTAGACGAAGTAGCCACTTTGATGGCATTCGAAATTACCCGTGATTTACCGCTGGAGGAAGTAGAAATAAATACTCCTGTAGTTTCTAATGCTAAAGCAAAGGTATTAACCGGAAAGAAAATTGGGCTGGTGCCGATCCTGCGCGCAGGCCTCGGTATGGTCGACGGCATTATCCAGCTGATCCCAGCTGCGAAAGTCGGACATGTCGGCCTCTATCGTGATCCCGAGACGCTTAAGCCCGTGGAATACTACGTGAAGCTTCCAAGCGATATCGAAGAACGTGAGCTCATTGTCATTGATCCGATGCTCGCCACAGGCGGCTCTGCCAATGAAGCCATTGAATCGCTGAAAAAACGCGGAGCACGTCAAATCCGCTTAATGTGTTTAGTGGCTGCACCTGAAGGGGTGGAAGCAGTCCAAAAACAGCACCCGGAAGTGGATATTTACCTCGCGGCTCTGGATGAGAAGTTAAATGAAAAAGGCTACATCGTTCCTGGTCTAGGGGACGCTGGCGACCGTTTATTCGGAACTAAATAA
- a CDS encoding S8 family serine peptidase, with the protein MRRLHFLILLTALFLLVCGFDQADEKTIIIELDENPDKFIEAAELRLPRLEVVAEYNTIFQGVAIKGTPKELDKISRLDTVINSYPVHTYRALAESAPSYSTDAIRQRMDLPYTGKGVKVGVIDTGIDYKHPDLKKNYKGGFDVVDFDDDPMETEDKGATEHGTHVAGIIAANGKMKGIAPDAELYAYRALGPGGAGSSVQVIAAIEEAVEDGMDVINLSLGNDVNGPDWPTTKAVNKAIELGTTVIVAAGNSGPDKWTVGSPATSPEAITVGAASLSSQIPFLTVRGEKAKIPLLPLQGSVKWDITKSYPIVEGGTGRSTLHGVSGKIVLMQRGDRISFAAKALNAYRGGAEAVIIYNNQDGSFQGSIKGTELPIPVAAITKEAGEWLKKYAVESRQWVETNRQTADETLASFSSRGPVTTSWAIKPDIVAPGVDILSTVPGGYKALNGTSMASPHVAALAALMLEAHPNWTPEKIKAALMSSADLIHNSQGKAIPTEQGLDILIPRKR; encoded by the coding sequence ATGCGGCGACTGCACTTCCTCATTCTACTCACAGCTTTATTCCTCTTAGTATGCGGTTTCGATCAGGCCGACGAGAAAACAATTATCATTGAACTCGACGAAAATCCGGACAAATTCATCGAAGCTGCAGAACTCCGGCTTCCAAGACTTGAAGTTGTTGCCGAATACAACACGATTTTTCAAGGTGTCGCGATTAAAGGTACCCCTAAGGAATTGGATAAAATCTCTCGTCTTGATACGGTCATCAACAGCTATCCTGTCCATACGTACCGCGCCTTAGCTGAATCAGCTCCTTCGTATTCGACCGATGCAATCAGACAAAGAATGGACCTTCCCTACACAGGCAAAGGAGTAAAAGTAGGGGTCATTGATACAGGGATCGATTATAAGCATCCCGATTTAAAGAAAAATTATAAAGGCGGCTTTGACGTCGTTGATTTTGACGACGACCCCATGGAAACAGAGGACAAGGGCGCTACCGAGCATGGGACACATGTGGCCGGCATCATTGCTGCCAATGGAAAAATGAAAGGCATTGCTCCGGATGCCGAGCTCTATGCTTACCGTGCCCTCGGCCCTGGCGGTGCAGGAAGCTCTGTCCAAGTCATTGCTGCCATCGAAGAAGCAGTGGAGGACGGGATGGACGTCATTAACCTGTCGCTTGGAAATGACGTGAACGGACCGGACTGGCCGACGACGAAAGCTGTGAATAAAGCCATTGAACTCGGAACGACCGTGATTGTAGCAGCGGGAAACTCAGGTCCAGACAAATGGACGGTCGGTTCCCCGGCGACTTCTCCCGAAGCGATTACGGTAGGGGCCGCTTCACTTTCCTCACAAATTCCTTTTTTAACAGTCCGTGGTGAAAAAGCAAAAATTCCGCTTCTTCCACTTCAAGGCTCGGTCAAATGGGACATCACGAAATCGTATCCGATTGTTGAAGGAGGCACAGGAAGAAGCACTCTCCACGGCGTCTCCGGAAAAATTGTCTTAATGCAGCGCGGCGATAGAATTTCATTTGCCGCTAAGGCGTTGAATGCCTACCGAGGAGGAGCGGAAGCCGTCATTATTTATAACAATCAGGACGGAAGCTTCCAAGGTTCTATTAAAGGAACAGAACTGCCGATCCCTGTCGCAGCGATTACGAAAGAAGCAGGGGAGTGGTTGAAGAAGTATGCGGTCGAATCCCGGCAGTGGGTTGAAACCAACCGGCAGACAGCTGATGAGACGCTGGCTTCCTTCAGCTCAAGAGGCCCGGTAACAACGAGCTGGGCTATTAAGCCGGACATCGTCGCACCAGGCGTAGATATTTTAAGTACAGTGCCAGGCGGATACAAAGCTTTGAACGGCACGAGCATGGCTTCCCCCCATGTAGCGGCTTTAGCGGCTTTGATGCTGGAAGCACATCCAAATTGGACGCCGGAAAAAATAAAAGCAGCCCTCATGTCGAGCGCTGACTTGATTCACAACAGTCAAGGGAAGGCTATTCCGACTGAGCAGGGGCTGGATATATTGATCCCGAGGAAGCGATAG
- the prmC gene encoding peptide chain release factor N(5)-glutamine methyltransferase, with protein sequence MSRLVNNMQPTWTTIQEARRWASLFLQQHHREPRVADLLLEHELNRSFAMLLAYEHEEFPIDKKRRFIEQIEAHAYYGTPVQHLTGSASFYGRDFSVSRDVLIPRPETEELVAGVIEECRRLELQAPHMADLGTGSGVIAITLALELPGAEVFASDISAAALHVAEKNSRALEADVGFFQGHFLEPLRNQKLDCIVSNPPYIARSEADSLSDTVKNFDPELALFAEDEGLAAYKIILKQMKRYELTPSIVAFEIGFQQGQAVKELIEKEIGYRAAIRQDINQKDRMVLAVKD encoded by the coding sequence TTGAGCAGATTGGTGAATAACATGCAGCCGACATGGACGACAATTCAGGAAGCCCGCAGGTGGGCTTCTCTTTTTTTACAACAGCATCATCGCGAACCCCGCGTCGCAGATCTTTTACTTGAGCATGAGCTTAACCGGTCGTTTGCGATGCTCCTCGCTTATGAGCACGAGGAATTCCCCATAGATAAGAAGCGGCGTTTCATCGAGCAGATCGAGGCGCATGCGTATTACGGGACGCCTGTTCAGCACTTAACCGGGAGCGCTTCGTTTTACGGGCGCGACTTTTCGGTCAGTAGGGACGTTTTAATCCCGCGTCCGGAAACCGAAGAGCTCGTCGCCGGGGTGATAGAAGAGTGCAGGCGACTCGAACTTCAAGCGCCGCATATGGCAGATCTCGGCACCGGAAGCGGAGTCATTGCCATTACGCTCGCCCTTGAGCTTCCGGGTGCTGAGGTGTTTGCCTCCGATATTTCAGCGGCTGCCCTTCACGTTGCAGAAAAGAACAGCCGGGCACTTGAAGCGGATGTGGGATTTTTTCAAGGCCATTTTCTCGAACCGCTGCGCAATCAAAAGCTTGACTGTATCGTATCGAATCCTCCTTATATCGCAAGGAGCGAGGCAGACAGTCTTTCTGATACCGTTAAAAACTTTGATCCAGAGCTGGCACTGTTTGCTGAAGATGAGGGTCTGGCGGCATACAAAATCATTCTGAAACAGATGAAGCGATATGAGCTTACACCGTCCATAGTGGCATTTGAAATCGGATTCCAGCAGGGACAGGCTGTGAAAGAGCTAATTGAGAAGGAAATCGGATATCGGGCGGCGATACGCCAGGATATCAATCAAAAAGACCGCATGGTGCTGGCGGTAAAAGATTAA
- the prfA gene encoding peptide chain release factor 1, with amino-acid sequence MIERLQTLEDRYEKLNELLSDPEVISDTNKLREYSKEQSGLQETVTAYREYKEVTSELDDAKAMLDDGLDDDEMEDMVKEEIQELSERKKELEERLKVLMLPKDPNDDKNVIMEVRGAAGGDEAALFAGDLYRMYARYAESQGWKTEVIEANANDVGGYKEIIFIVSGDRAYSKLKFENGAHRVQRVPETESGGRIHTSTATVVVMPEAEEVEVEVHDKDIRVDTFASSGPGGQSVNTTMSAVRLTHEPTGIVVSCQDEKSQIKNKEKAMKVLRARIYDKYQQEAQAEYDESRKSAVGTGDRSERIRTYNFPQTRVTDHRIGLTLQKLDQILQGNLGEIIDALLIEEQTKKLEQIGE; translated from the coding sequence ATGATTGAACGTTTGCAAACACTTGAAGACCGATATGAAAAGCTGAACGAACTGCTCAGCGACCCTGAGGTCATTTCTGATACGAATAAATTGCGGGAGTATTCGAAGGAGCAGTCAGGGCTTCAGGAAACGGTAACCGCTTATCGCGAATATAAAGAAGTGACGAGCGAATTGGATGATGCCAAGGCCATGCTTGACGATGGCTTGGACGATGATGAAATGGAAGACATGGTTAAGGAAGAAATTCAGGAGCTCAGTGAAAGAAAAAAGGAGCTTGAAGAGCGCCTTAAAGTATTGATGCTGCCGAAGGATCCGAACGATGATAAGAACGTCATCATGGAAGTCAGAGGCGCAGCCGGAGGCGACGAAGCTGCTTTATTCGCCGGTGATTTGTACCGGATGTATGCCCGTTATGCAGAATCACAAGGCTGGAAAACCGAAGTGATTGAAGCAAATGCCAATGATGTGGGTGGATACAAGGAGATTATTTTCATCGTCAGCGGCGACCGTGCTTACTCCAAGCTGAAGTTTGAAAACGGCGCCCACCGCGTGCAGCGTGTACCCGAAACCGAATCTGGCGGACGGATCCATACTTCAACTGCTACGGTTGTTGTAATGCCGGAAGCAGAAGAAGTGGAAGTGGAAGTTCACGACAAGGATATCCGCGTCGATACGTTCGCGTCCAGCGGACCAGGAGGACAGAGCGTGAATACGACGATGTCTGCTGTGCGGTTAACGCACGAGCCTACCGGAATCGTTGTATCCTGTCAGGATGAAAAGTCCCAGATTAAGAACAAGGAAAAAGCCATGAAGGTTCTTCGGGCCCGTATCTATGATAAATACCAGCAGGAAGCCCAGGCTGAATATGATGAAAGTCGTAAATCAGCCGTCGGGACCGGCGACCGCTCAGAACGAATTCGTACTTACAATTTTCCGCAAACCCGCGTAACCGATCACCGGATCGGCTTGACGCTGCAAAAGCTGGACCAAATTCTTCAAGGGAATCTGGGCGAAATCATCGATGCGCTGTTGATCGAAGAACAAACGAAAAAGCTTGAGCAGATTGGTGAATAA
- a CDS encoding alpha/beta fold hydrolase, whose protein sequence is MNRWVRRSFIGTIAGIVTLCLAAWLYLKPYEPNDKARASLHDTAKVEVTRGKEWTSFEPQYRTRESIIFYPGGLVEANSYAPLAKMLAHRGSPVYIVDMPLDLAVFSRNRAEKIIQKYPSRSFVIGGHSLGGAMAARFANEHPEQIEGVFLLGAYADKKGRLDEEKIETLLITGSKDRVLNREAFQKGKAYVPEDAVYHVLQGGNHAQFGSYGSQKGDGSPSIPAEEQWDETTKWIIDWLKTLN, encoded by the coding sequence ATGAATAGATGGGTAAGGCGCTCTTTCATTGGCACAATCGCAGGCATCGTTACGCTCTGCTTAGCCGCTTGGCTTTATTTAAAGCCGTACGAACCGAACGATAAGGCGCGGGCTTCCCTGCATGATACAGCAAAAGTAGAAGTAACCCGCGGCAAGGAGTGGACATCCTTTGAGCCCCAGTACAGGACGAGAGAAAGTATTATCTTCTATCCAGGCGGGTTAGTGGAAGCAAACAGCTATGCTCCGCTTGCCAAAATGCTTGCTCATCGCGGGTCGCCTGTCTACATCGTCGATATGCCGCTCGATCTTGCTGTGTTCTCCCGAAACCGGGCTGAAAAGATCATTCAAAAGTATCCGAGTCGTTCCTTTGTCATCGGCGGCCATTCGCTTGGCGGTGCCATGGCAGCCCGTTTTGCTAATGAACATCCAGAACAGATAGAAGGAGTTTTTTTACTGGGGGCCTATGCAGATAAAAAGGGGCGTCTTGATGAGGAGAAGATCGAAACGCTTTTGATCACCGGATCAAAGGATCGTGTATTAAACCGGGAGGCTTTTCAAAAAGGGAAAGCTTATGTACCTGAAGACGCGGTTTATCACGTCCTTCAGGGGGGAAATCACGCTCAGTTCGGAAGCTACGGTTCTCAGAAAGGCGATGGCAGCCCTTCTATCCCTGCTGAAGAGCAGTGGGATGAGACGACCAAATGGATCATTGATTGGTTGAAAACCCTTAATTAG
- a CDS encoding serine hydroxymethyltransferase, with product MEHVKNSDQEIYAAIQDERKRQQNNIELIASENFVSEAVMEAMGSVLTNKYAEGYPGRRYYGGCEHVDVVENLARDRAKELFGAEHVNVQPHSGAQANMAVYFTVLEPGDKVLGMNLNHGGHLTHGSPVNFSGTLYDFEEYGVDEKTETIDYDAILEKAKEVKPKLIVAGASAYPREIDFARFREIADEVGAYLMVDMAHIAGLVATGLHPNPVPHAQFVTTTTHKTLRGPRGGMILCEEQFAKKIDKSVFPGMQGGPLMHIIAAKAVSFKEALQPEFKQYSRQIITNAKRLGEALVKNGVRVVSGGTDNHLLLLDLRESGLTGKVAEKALDSIGLTTNKNTIPFDPEGPFTTSGIRIGTAAVTSRGFKEAEMDEIGELIAFTLKHHEDEEKFKEAKERVQKLTSRFPLYQSPTFTL from the coding sequence ATGGAGCATGTGAAAAATTCAGACCAGGAAATTTATGCAGCGATTCAAGATGAAAGAAAACGCCAGCAAAACAATATTGAGCTGATTGCCTCAGAAAACTTCGTTTCCGAAGCAGTCATGGAAGCGATGGGTTCTGTGTTGACGAATAAATATGCAGAAGGCTATCCAGGCCGCCGTTATTACGGAGGCTGTGAGCATGTCGATGTTGTTGAAAATCTTGCCCGCGACCGTGCGAAAGAATTGTTCGGGGCAGAGCACGTCAATGTCCAGCCGCACTCCGGCGCCCAGGCGAACATGGCCGTTTATTTTACCGTCCTTGAGCCTGGCGACAAGGTGCTGGGCATGAACTTGAACCACGGCGGCCACTTAACTCATGGCAGCCCGGTCAACTTCAGCGGTACCCTTTATGATTTTGAAGAATACGGAGTCGATGAAAAGACTGAAACGATCGATTATGATGCGATTTTAGAAAAAGCAAAAGAAGTAAAGCCGAAGCTGATTGTTGCTGGTGCGAGTGCTTATCCGCGTGAAATCGATTTTGCCCGCTTCCGTGAAATCGCAGACGAAGTCGGAGCTTACTTGATGGTGGATATGGCTCATATTGCTGGATTAGTAGCTACTGGACTGCATCCAAATCCTGTCCCGCACGCGCAGTTTGTAACAACAACGACTCACAAAACATTGCGTGGTCCGCGTGGCGGCATGATTCTCTGCGAGGAACAATTCGCGAAGAAAATTGACAAATCTGTATTCCCTGGCATGCAGGGCGGTCCGTTAATGCACATCATCGCAGCAAAAGCTGTTTCCTTTAAAGAAGCACTGCAGCCTGAATTCAAGCAGTATTCCCGTCAGATCATCACGAATGCGAAACGCCTTGGCGAAGCTCTTGTGAAAAACGGCGTCCGTGTCGTATCCGGCGGTACAGACAATCACCTGCTTCTATTAGATTTAAGAGAATCCGGCTTAACCGGTAAAGTAGCCGAAAAAGCCCTGGATTCCATCGGTCTGACTACGAATAAAAACACGATTCCATTCGATCCGGAAGGACCATTCACAACAAGCGGCATCCGTATTGGTACAGCAGCTGTAACGTCCCGCGGCTTTAAAGAAGCGGAAATGGACGAAATCGGTGAACTCATCGCCTTCACCTTAAAGCATCATGAAGATGAAGAAAAATTCAAGGAAGCGAAAGAACGCGTGCAGAAACTCACATCCCGCTTCCCGCTCTACCAGTCACCAACATTTACGTTGTAA
- a CDS encoding TIGR01440 family protein: MAANIEAVQADVEAIVEQLIENGSMKSGLLVIGCSTSEVAGEKIGTSGSESIAEVLYEAIGKLKNHLKADIAFQCCEHLNRSLVVERTVQQKFGFTEVSAIPVPKAGGSMASYVYKQFKDPVLVESVEADAGIDIGDTFIGMHLKRVAVPLRVAQKSIGKAHVTCATTRPPLIGGVRAVYENSKLEESCD; this comes from the coding sequence ATGGCAGCAAATATCGAGGCCGTACAGGCCGATGTGGAAGCTATTGTGGAGCAGCTCATAGAGAACGGTTCGATGAAGAGCGGACTGCTCGTCATCGGCTGTTCAACGAGTGAAGTCGCAGGGGAGAAAATCGGCACATCAGGCAGTGAATCAATCGCAGAAGTCCTTTATGAAGCGATTGGAAAACTGAAAAATCACTTGAAAGCGGATATCGCATTTCAATGCTGTGAACATTTAAACCGTTCCCTTGTGGTGGAACGTACTGTGCAGCAAAAGTTTGGATTCACCGAGGTTTCAGCCATTCCCGTCCCGAAAGCAGGCGGATCGATGGCTTCCTATGTATACAAGCAATTTAAGGATCCTGTGCTCGTGGAATCCGTTGAGGCGGATGCAGGCATCGACATCGGAGACACGTTTATCGGGATGCATTTAAAACGTGTAGCCGTCCCGCTCCGCGTTGCACAGAAGTCGATTGGTAAAGCTCACGTCACTTGCGCCACCACACGTCCTCCGCTGATTGGCGGGGTGCGGGCTGTGTATGAAAATAGTAAATTGGAAGAGTCTTGTGATTAG
- the rpiB gene encoding ribose 5-phosphate isomerase B, whose amino-acid sequence MKVILASDHGGVNLRKEVMEVLTELNVEFEDTGCDCEGSVDYSDYAIPAAERVASGEFDKGIFICGTGIGMSISANKVKGIRAALVHDLFTAKVTREHNDSNVLCMGERVIGPGLAREIAKTWVQTEFEGGRHARRVNKVTEYEQQ is encoded by the coding sequence ATGAAAGTAATACTGGCTTCAGATCACGGCGGTGTGAACCTTCGTAAGGAAGTAATGGAAGTTTTGACGGAATTAAATGTGGAATTTGAAGATACCGGCTGTGATTGTGAAGGATCTGTGGATTATTCCGATTACGCTATCCCGGCTGCTGAGCGCGTGGCCAGCGGCGAATTTGATAAAGGCATTTTCATTTGCGGCACAGGCATCGGCATGTCGATTTCAGCCAACAAGGTTAAAGGAATCCGTGCTGCGCTTGTGCATGATCTTTTTACGGCCAAAGTAACCCGTGAACACAATGATTCCAATGTGTTATGCATGGGCGAACGGGTCATCGGCCCTGGGCTTGCCCGCGAAATCGCAAAAACATGGGTTCAGACTGAATTTGAGGGCGGCCGTCACGCGCGCCGGGTTAATAAAGTTACCGAATATGAACAACAATAA
- a CDS encoding L-threonylcarbamoyladenylate synthase: MKHETDVWKPELPINEQDPLIEQAARLLTEQQVVAFPTETVYGLGADATNETAVKRIFQAKGRPSDNPLIVHVATREQVRELVTTIPPVAEKLMDAFWPGPLTLVMESSGRAAEPVTAGLSTIGIRMPDHPLALALIKAADRPLAAPSANRSGRPSPTSAAHVAQDLTGRIAAILDGGATGVGVESTVLDCTTEIPVILRPGGIAKEDLEQVIPRVMVDPALAGAEDKPKSPGMKYTHYAPEAPLWLVEGSDTFFQATLRELTDARQRVGVIASEELAAKLEYEPMISCGSRTHLTEVASRLYSTLREFKKADVDIILCESFPEAGVGAAIMNRLTKAASQKVSEQ; this comes from the coding sequence ATGAAGCACGAAACGGATGTTTGGAAGCCGGAGCTTCCTATCAACGAACAAGATCCCCTGATTGAACAAGCTGCCCGGCTGTTAACGGAACAGCAAGTAGTCGCATTTCCTACTGAAACGGTGTACGGTCTTGGAGCAGATGCGACTAATGAAACAGCCGTGAAGCGGATATTCCAGGCGAAAGGCCGTCCGTCTGACAACCCGCTGATTGTCCATGTGGCAACGCGTGAACAAGTCCGCGAGCTCGTCACCACGATTCCGCCGGTCGCAGAGAAACTGATGGATGCCTTTTGGCCGGGGCCGCTTACGCTCGTCATGGAGAGCAGCGGAAGAGCTGCTGAGCCGGTAACTGCAGGACTGTCAACGATCGGTATCCGCATGCCGGATCATCCACTTGCCCTTGCATTAATAAAAGCTGCCGATAGACCGCTGGCAGCTCCGAGCGCCAACCGTTCCGGGCGGCCGAGCCCGACATCAGCTGCGCATGTAGCCCAGGATCTAACAGGTAGAATTGCGGCCATCCTCGACGGAGGAGCAACAGGGGTGGGAGTGGAATCGACGGTGCTTGACTGTACAACCGAGATTCCTGTCATTTTAAGACCCGGAGGAATAGCAAAGGAAGACCTTGAACAAGTCATCCCGCGTGTAATGGTGGACCCCGCGCTCGCAGGGGCAGAGGACAAGCCGAAATCACCGGGTATGAAATATACCCACTACGCGCCGGAAGCCCCTCTCTGGTTAGTTGAGGGGAGTGATACCTTTTTCCAAGCGACCTTGCGTGAGCTGACAGACGCCCGTCAGCGCGTCGGCGTCATCGCGAGTGAAGAGCTTGCGGCAAAGCTTGAGTATGAACCGATGATTTCCTGCGGTTCACGGACACATTTAACAGAGGTAGCCAGCCGGCTCTACAGTACGCTGCGCGAATTTAAAAAAGCCGATGTGGACATCATTCTTTGTGAATCGTTTCCGGAAGCAGGAGTCGGGGCTGCCATTATGAACCGGCTGACGAAGGCCGCCTCTCAAAAAGTAAGCGAGCAGTAG
- the spoIIR gene encoding stage II sporulation protein R: MKNTWLLLAALMIVVSVLPWGQRSAAFSTPGQQSYQVIPDEAIRLRILADSNADEAQQLKREVRDEVNQEITTWVEDLTSIEEARTLIKSRIGEIDHIVGDTMKEQGIEQDYTVEYNKRVDFPTKLYGNYIYPAGEYEAILITIGKGEGDNWWCVLFPPLCFLDFSNGTSVAKAEEDQPEQEQQADEQEEEKEVEFFVVKLWDKLFS; encoded by the coding sequence ATAAAAAACACGTGGCTGCTATTAGCCGCTTTAATGATCGTCGTAAGTGTTTTACCTTGGGGACAGAGAAGTGCTGCTTTTTCTACACCAGGACAACAATCGTATCAAGTCATTCCCGATGAAGCGATCCGATTGCGCATTTTAGCAGACAGCAATGCAGATGAGGCCCAGCAGTTAAAACGCGAAGTCCGTGATGAAGTCAATCAGGAAATTACCACTTGGGTCGAAGACTTAACTTCCATTGAAGAGGCCCGCACGTTAATCAAAAGCCGGATAGGCGAGATCGACCATATCGTCGGTGATACGATGAAGGAGCAGGGCATAGAGCAAGACTACACAGTGGAATACAATAAGCGCGTAGATTTTCCAACAAAGCTGTACGGCAATTATATTTATCCGGCCGGTGAGTATGAAGCGATCCTGATTACGATTGGCAAAGGCGAAGGTGATAACTGGTGGTGCGTGTTGTTTCCGCCGCTTTGCTTCCTTGATTTTTCCAATGGGACGAGCGTAGCGAAAGCTGAAGAGGATCAGCCTGAACAAGAACAGCAGGCCGATGAGCAAGAAGAAGAAAAAGAAGTAGAATTTTTCGTCGTGAAGCTGTGGGACAAACTATTTTCTTAG
- a CDS encoding manganese efflux pump MntP translates to MAHLLLEEITPIILLSFALGMDAFSVALGMGMQAVRLKYAFYAGITVGVFHMIMPGLGIALGQWLSNNVSQWASFAGGFLLFCLGSYTIFACLAEKHSTAYTLSGAGLWLFALSVSIDSFPVGFTLGLRHSAMLISIMAFGIMSMVLTWAGFIVGRRTSSLLGTYSEILGGSILCGLGLYAIF, encoded by the coding sequence TTGGCACATCTGTTATTAGAAGAGATTACTCCAATCATTCTCTTATCTTTTGCCTTAGGTATGGATGCTTTTTCTGTAGCGCTGGGCATGGGAATGCAGGCGGTACGTTTAAAATATGCTTTTTATGCAGGGATTACGGTCGGTGTTTTTCATATGATTATGCCAGGCCTCGGGATTGCCCTCGGCCAATGGCTTTCCAATAATGTCAGCCAGTGGGCTTCATTCGCCGGGGGATTCCTGCTGTTTTGTTTAGGCAGCTACACCATTTTTGCCTGCCTGGCAGAAAAGCATTCCACCGCCTATACACTTTCGGGTGCCGGATTGTGGTTGTTTGCTCTCAGTGTCAGCATCGACAGTTTTCCGGTAGGCTTTACCCTCGGACTGCGTCACTCGGCCATGCTGATTTCAATTATGGCTTTCGGAATAATGAGCATGGTACTCACCTGGGCCGGCTTTATTGTTGGAAGGAGGACAAGCAGCCTGCTCGGTACCTATAGTGAAATCCTCGGAGGCAGCATTCTCTGCGGTCTCGGATTATACGCCATCTTTTGA